In Sulfitobacter albidus, the following proteins share a genomic window:
- a CDS encoding Ppx/GppA phosphatase family protein: MAPKRPKGAGALERKLKTALSPAPAPSRSNELYAALDLGTNSCRMLIAEPKGGGFHVVDSFSKSVQLGAGLEKTGRLSRGSMARTIQALRICQQKLRRHRVKRMRLVATEACRRALNGADFMRRITRETGLRLDIIEPEQEAQLAVISCAPLVSPKTENLLVVDIGGGSTELVWIDISHVPPIDRPQAIMRLHGGFDQARSTIPQAKVVDWISVPLGVATLRDQFNDVEDDAARFALMSWFFEENLTDFTPYQSAQPQERFQIVGTSGTVTTVAASHLGLRRYDRTKVDGLRMTSQQIDKVIHTYLAMGPAGRRADPCIGQDRSALIMSGAAILQALMRCWPTDRLSVADRGLREGLLYAQMSADGVLDEGTF; encoded by the coding sequence ATGGCGCCAAAGCGGCCCAAAGGTGCGGGCGCGCTCGAACGTAAGTTAAAGACGGCTCTGAGCCCCGCGCCAGCTCCGTCCAGGTCGAATGAGCTATACGCGGCCCTTGATCTGGGCACAAATAGCTGCCGCATGTTGATCGCAGAGCCGAAAGGCGGCGGTTTTCACGTGGTGGATAGTTTTTCGAAATCCGTGCAGCTTGGCGCGGGGTTGGAAAAAACCGGGCGCTTGTCGCGCGGATCCATGGCGCGCACCATTCAGGCCCTGCGCATCTGCCAGCAAAAACTCCGTCGTCACCGTGTGAAACGCATGCGCCTTGTCGCGACCGAAGCGTGCCGCCGCGCGCTCAACGGCGCCGATTTCATGCGCCGCATCACACGCGAAACCGGTCTGCGGCTCGACATCATCGAACCGGAGCAAGAGGCGCAGCTGGCCGTGATTTCCTGCGCGCCGCTGGTCAGCCCCAAGACGGAAAACCTGCTGGTGGTCGACATCGGCGGCGGCTCGACCGAGCTGGTGTGGATCGACATCTCTCACGTGCCGCCCATCGACCGCCCCCAGGCGATCATGCGCCTGCACGGCGGTTTCGACCAGGCGCGCAGCACCATCCCGCAGGCAAAGGTCGTCGACTGGATCAGCGTGCCGCTGGGCGTGGCCACCCTGCGCGACCAGTTCAATGACGTGGAGGATGATGCCGCCCGTTTTGCCCTGATGAGTTGGTTTTTCGAGGAAAACCTGACCGATTTCACCCCCTACCAATCGGCGCAACCGCAGGAGCGGTTTCAGATCGTGGGCACATCCGGCACGGTCACGACTGTGGCGGCTTCGCACCTGGGTCTGCGCCGCTATGACCGTACCAAGGTGGACGGGCTGCGCATGACCAGTCAGCAGATCGACAAGGTGATCCACACCTACCTCGCCATGGGCCCCGCCGGGCGGCGCGCGGATCCGTGCATAGGGCAGGACCGCTCTGCCCTGATCATGTCAGGCGCCGCGATCCTGCAGGCGCTGATGCGCTGCTGGCCCACCGACCGGCTCAGCGTGGCGGATCGCGGCCTGCGCGAGGGGCTGCTATACGCACAGATGAGCGCCGATGGCGTACTGGATGAAGGGACGTTCTGA
- the nhaC gene encoding Na+/H+ antiporter NhaC, giving the protein MPKPQTEYRKPSLGLALVPIVVTLGVLALQLFYFGNFVPHIPLAIGIAITGLVGLSLGHEWDSIEKGLFHVIRISLPAVSVLIVVGMIIGVWIASGTVPTLIYYGLLVLTPQIFLAAAMILCAVVSLSLGTSWGTVGTVGLALMGIGAGFDIPVYWTAGAVVSGAFFGDKISPLSDTTNLAPAVTGTTVFAHIQNMLPTTVPAMLIALVVYLVAGFTLIDGSGGSFEQIQGITAALDEAFWISPWLLLPAALVIGLAVTKNPPIPSLFAGVAAGAVMGIIFQGDGLSDIFAYANSGYKIETGVAEIDSLLNRGGIQSMMWTISLILLALGFGGALERTRCLEAVIDQIIARVKSFAGIQTSAILTSAATNVVAGDPYLSIALPGRMYCPIYRGMGYSTLNLARGVEEGGTLISPLIPWNAGGAFVITTLGLGIFEGNFENLLYIPLAFACWTAPVIGIFYAWTGLFSPKATEEEQAKWDADGEERMVIA; this is encoded by the coding sequence ATGCCGAAGCCACAGACGGAATACCGCAAACCGTCACTCGGTCTGGCCCTCGTGCCGATCGTCGTGACACTCGGAGTGCTTGCGCTCCAGCTTTTCTATTTTGGGAATTTTGTGCCGCATATCCCGCTGGCCATCGGGATCGCCATCACCGGCCTCGTCGGTCTGTCGCTGGGCCATGAGTGGGACAGCATCGAAAAGGGCCTGTTCCACGTGATCCGCATCTCGCTGCCTGCGGTGTCGGTTCTGATCGTGGTTGGCATGATTATCGGGGTCTGGATCGCCAGCGGCACGGTGCCGACGCTGATCTACTACGGGCTTCTGGTGCTGACGCCACAGATCTTTCTTGCGGCGGCGATGATCCTGTGTGCCGTCGTCTCGCTGTCACTGGGCACATCCTGGGGCACGGTCGGCACGGTGGGTCTGGCGCTGATGGGGATCGGCGCGGGCTTTGACATTCCGGTGTACTGGACGGCGGGCGCGGTGGTCTCCGGCGCGTTTTTCGGGGACAAGATTTCGCCGCTGTCGGATACGACCAATCTGGCCCCGGCCGTGACCGGCACGACCGTATTCGCGCATATCCAGAACATGCTGCCCACGACCGTGCCCGCCATGCTGATCGCCCTTGTGGTGTATCTGGTGGCAGGCTTTACACTGATCGATGGCTCGGGTGGCTCGTTCGAGCAGATCCAGGGCATCACCGCCGCGCTGGACGAGGCTTTCTGGATCTCGCCCTGGCTGTTGCTCCCCGCGGCCCTCGTGATCGGCCTTGCCGTGACCAAGAACCCGCCGATCCCGTCGCTTTTTGCCGGAGTGGCCGCGGGTGCCGTGATGGGGATCATTTTCCAGGGCGACGGGCTGAGCGACATCTTCGCCTACGCCAATTCGGGCTACAAGATCGAGACCGGCGTGGCCGAGATCGACAGCCTGCTCAACCGCGGTGGCATCCAGTCGATGATGTGGACGATCAGCCTGATCCTGCTCGCGCTTGGTTTTGGCGGCGCATTGGAACGCACGCGGTGCCTTGAGGCGGTGATCGACCAGATCATCGCACGGGTGAAAAGCTTTGCCGGGATCCAGACCTCTGCGATTCTGACCTCGGCGGCGACGAATGTCGTGGCGGGCGATCCCTATCTGTCGATCGCGCTGCCGGGCCGGATGTACTGCCCGATCTACCGCGGAATGGGCTATTCGACGCTGAACCTCGCGCGCGGTGTGGAAGAGGGCGGCACGCTGATTTCGCCACTGATCCCGTGGAACGCGGGCGGTGCCTTTGTCATCACCACGCTGGGGCTTGGCATCTTCGAGGGGAACTTTGAAAACCTGCTGTATATCCCGCTGGCATTCGCCTGCTGGACGGCGCCGGTGATCGGGATCTTCTATGCCTGGACCGGACTGTTCTCGCCAAAGGCGACGGAGGAAGAGCAGGCGAAGTGGGACGCGGACGGCGAGGAGCGTATGGTCATCGCGTAA
- a CDS encoding response regulator: protein MRILAVDDDPTILEITELFLESIGYRDVRLAPSAQHARRALDAEQTPFDCVLLDINMPEVTGIELIPDIIDHPVHHSARIVMLSALSDTQHIADAFVAGAIDYMLKPFELFDLEASIRAVEAQSLSERPLPVTSLDYDHSQMLQISRLIERGATLRSDRSGIVSPFAIENCIRRVPTSSRARAAVTLIEMGPLADGTTLHGVGFDTPYVAALSQAFVSHSQAFATMLSYNGDGVFTALSFDVSPEDQAAIEAGFRAAVGAADAAHFGSGSGQSAVTIRSVMCRDLPVGSNPLDLLRGAHAGEAAG from the coding sequence ATGCGAATTCTGGCGGTTGATGACGATCCGACAATTCTCGAGATTACGGAGCTTTTCCTTGAATCCATTGGCTATCGGGACGTGCGGCTTGCGCCATCCGCGCAGCACGCCCGCCGCGCGCTGGACGCAGAGCAAACGCCCTTTGATTGCGTCTTGCTCGACATCAACATGCCCGAGGTCACCGGGATCGAACTGATCCCCGACATCATCGACCACCCGGTGCACCACAGCGCGCGGATCGTCATGCTCAGCGCGCTCAGCGACACCCAGCACATCGCGGATGCCTTTGTGGCCGGCGCGATCGACTACATGCTCAAGCCGTTCGAGCTTTTCGATCTTGAGGCAAGTATCCGCGCGGTCGAGGCGCAGAGCCTATCGGAGCGTCCGCTGCCCGTCACGTCATTGGATTACGACCACTCGCAGATGCTCCAGATCAGCCGGCTGATCGAACGGGGGGCGACGCTGCGCTCGGATCGGTCCGGGATCGTCTCGCCCTTCGCGATCGAGAATTGCATCCGCCGTGTCCCCACATCGAGCCGCGCCCGCGCCGCGGTCACCCTGATCGAAATGGGTCCGCTTGCCGATGGCACGACGCTGCACGGGGTGGGCTTTGACACCCCCTACGTAGCGGCGCTATCGCAGGCGTTCGTCTCCCATTCGCAGGCTTTCGCAACGATGCTCAGCTACAATGGGGACGGCGTGTTCACGGCGTTGTCCTTTGACGTCTCACCGGAAGACCAGGCAGCGATTGAGGCGGGATTTCGCGCGGCGGTGGGCGCCGCGGACGCGGCGCATTTCGGATCCGGCAGCGGGCAGAGCGCAGTCACGATCCGCAGCGTGATGTGCCGCGATCTGCCAGTCGGCAGCAACCCTCTCGATCTGCTGCGCGGCGCCCACGCGGGAGAGGCGGCAGGCTGA
- a CDS encoding methyltetrahydrofolate cobalamin methyltransferase: MTRTVIESKTKTTVIGFDEPFCVIGERINPTGRKILAEELERGDFSRVEADAIAQVAAGATVLDVNSGAVFSNKMAEDPRYADNNFVEPMLMPEMIKRVQTVTDCPICIDSSVPGALENGLEACEGRPLLNSVTGEEERLELVLPLVKKYNVPVVAISNDDTGISEDPDVRFAVAKKIVERAADFGIPAHDIVVDPLVMPIGAMATAGHQVFTLVRRLREELGVNTTCGASNISFGLPNRHGINNAFLPMAMGAGMTSAIMNPVALPVGPKKIAEKRAEIEALGVILPEGMDDEAFVQLFSMGSTLPRAGKEMEAIRAANFLFDRDPHGGEWIKFNKVAPKAGEEGRGRAGRTGGRRRRA; encoded by the coding sequence ATGACCAGAACCGTCATCGAATCCAAGACCAAGACAACCGTGATCGGCTTTGACGAGCCGTTCTGCGTCATCGGGGAGCGGATCAACCCCACGGGCCGCAAGATCCTCGCCGAAGAGCTTGAGCGCGGTGATTTCTCCCGCGTCGAGGCCGATGCGATTGCGCAGGTCGCCGCGGGTGCGACCGTGCTTGACGTGAACTCGGGTGCCGTATTCTCAAACAAGATGGCCGAAGATCCCCGCTACGCCGACAACAACTTTGTCGAGCCGATGCTGATGCCCGAGATGATCAAACGCGTGCAGACCGTGACCGACTGCCCTATCTGCATCGACAGCTCCGTGCCCGGCGCGCTGGAAAACGGGCTGGAGGCCTGTGAGGGGCGTCCCCTGCTGAACTCCGTCACCGGGGAAGAAGAGCGGCTGGAGCTCGTGCTACCGCTGGTCAAGAAATACAACGTGCCGGTCGTGGCGATCTCCAATGACGATACCGGCATCTCCGAAGATCCTGATGTACGCTTTGCCGTGGCGAAAAAGATCGTCGAACGCGCTGCAGATTTTGGCATTCCCGCCCATGACATCGTCGTCGACCCGCTGGTCATGCCGATCGGTGCGATGGCGACGGCGGGGCATCAGGTCTTTACCCTCGTGCGCCGTCTGCGCGAAGAGCTGGGCGTCAACACCACTTGTGGTGCTTCCAACATCAGCTTTGGCCTGCCCAACCGCCACGGGATCAATAATGCCTTTTTGCCCATGGCGATGGGTGCCGGCATGACGAGCGCGATCATGAACCCCGTCGCACTGCCTGTCGGCCCCAAGAAGATCGCCGAGAAACGCGCCGAGATCGAAGCGCTTGGCGTGATCCTGCCCGAGGGCATGGACGACGAAGCATTCGTGCAGCTGTTTAGCATGGGCTCGACGCTGCCGCGCGCGGGCAAGGAAATGGAAGCGATCCGTGCCGCGAACTTCCTGTTTGACCGTGACCCGCACGGGGGTGAATGGATCAAGTTCAACAAGGTCGCGCCAAAGGCGGGCGAAGAAGGCCGGGGCCGGGCAGGGCGCACCGGTGGCCGGCGCAGACGCGCGTAA
- a CDS encoding MBL fold metallo-hydrolase, which produces MTPPDDFDPPIGVAETLAPGLRRIVAPNPSPMTYRGTNTYLLGTRDLAVIDPGPDAPDHLEAILGALTPEQRISHIIVTHSHLDHAPLARPLAARCGAPVLAFGGAQAGRSEIMEQLAQAGDIGGGEGIDLAFHPDTQLTDGAKITGDGWELEVLHTPGHLGNHIALAWGDACFTADHVMGWASSLVSPPDGDLTDFMASCARLQARDWAVFYPGHGAPVTDPDARLDWLVTHRRTREAEILRTLESGAATAGQIARAVYRDTPPALLGAASRNVLAHLIDLHSRRIVHPRGALHAEAEFALGTG; this is translated from the coding sequence ATGACGCCCCCCGACGACTTTGATCCCCCCATCGGCGTGGCCGAGACGCTCGCCCCCGGTCTGCGCCGGATTGTGGCGCCCAACCCGTCGCCGATGACCTATCGGGGTACGAATACCTACCTGCTGGGCACCCGTGATCTGGCAGTAATCGATCCCGGCCCGGACGCGCCCGATCATCTTGAGGCGATCCTTGGCGCGCTGACCCCCGAGCAGCGCATCAGCCATATCATCGTCACGCACAGCCATCTGGATCATGCCCCGCTCGCCCGGCCGTTGGCCGCCCGTTGCGGCGCGCCGGTACTGGCCTTCGGCGGCGCGCAGGCCGGTCGGTCGGAAATCATGGAGCAACTCGCACAGGCGGGCGATATCGGCGGCGGTGAAGGCATCGACCTGGCGTTTCACCCGGACACACAGCTGACCGACGGGGCAAAAATCACCGGCGACGGCTGGGAGCTGGAAGTGCTGCACACGCCCGGTCATCTGGGCAACCATATCGCGCTGGCCTGGGGCGACGCGTGCTTTACCGCCGATCACGTGATGGGCTGGGCGTCGTCGCTGGTCTCTCCCCCCGATGGGGATCTCACCGATTTCATGGCCTCCTGCGCCCGGCTGCAGGCGCGCGACTGGGCGGTGTTCTACCCCGGGCACGGAGCGCCCGTCACGGATCCCGACGCGCGTCTTGACTGGCTGGTCACGCATCGCCGCACCCGCGAGGCAGAGATCCTGCGCACCCTCGAAAGCGGCGCGGCGACCGCCGGGCAGATCGCGCGCGCGGTCTACCGCGACACCCCGCCCGCCCTTTTGGGCGCGGCCAGCCGCAACGTGCTTGCCCATCTCATCGACCTGCACAGCCGCCGGATCGTGCACCCGCGCGGCGCGCTTCACGCAGAGGCGGAATTCGCGCTTGGCACCGGATAA
- a CDS encoding RlmE family RNA methyltransferase, producing the protein MGKTPTGKTPSGKNTSGRGQRELKVKVKSARGRKLSSTRWLQRQLNDPYVKRAKAEGYRGRAAFKIMELDDKYRFLVPGARIVDLGAAPGGWCQVAVKRCNVLGERGGKAVGTILGIDLQEMEPIAGCELHQLDFMEDDADLKVKEWLGGKADVVMSDMAAASSGHKQTDHLRIIALCEAAAYFAFDVLDEGGTFVAKVLAGGAEGELQKLLKQRFTKVANIKPPSSRADSSEKFVVATGFKGEADPEE; encoded by the coding sequence ATGGGCAAGACACCAACAGGCAAAACACCGAGCGGCAAAAACACCTCGGGCCGTGGCCAGCGCGAGTTGAAGGTCAAGGTCAAATCCGCACGCGGGCGCAAGCTGAGCAGCACCCGCTGGCTGCAACGCCAGTTGAACGATCCTTACGTCAAACGCGCCAAGGCCGAAGGCTATCGCGGGCGCGCGGCGTTCAAGATCATGGAATTGGACGACAAATACCGCTTTCTCGTGCCCGGCGCGCGCATCGTCGATCTGGGGGCTGCGCCGGGTGGCTGGTGCCAGGTCGCCGTGAAACGCTGCAACGTGCTGGGCGAGCGCGGCGGCAAGGCCGTGGGCACGATCCTGGGCATTGACCTGCAGGAGATGGAGCCGATTGCAGGCTGCGAATTGCACCAGCTCGATTTCATGGAGGATGACGCGGACCTCAAGGTCAAGGAATGGCTGGGCGGCAAGGCCGATGTGGTCATGTCCGACATGGCCGCGGCCTCCTCGGGGCACAAGCAGACGGACCATCTGCGCATCATCGCGCTGTGCGAGGCGGCGGCCTATTTCGCGTTCGACGTTCTGGATGAGGGCGGCACATTCGTCGCCAAGGTCTTGGCGGGCGGTGCCGAAGGAGAGCTGCAAAAGCTTCTCAAGCAACGCTTCACCAAGGTCGCCAATATCAAACCACCGAGCAGCCGGGCCGACAGTTCGGAAAAATTCGTGGTGGCCACCGGGTTCAAGGGCGAGGCCGACCCGGAGGAGTAA
- a CDS encoding virulence factor, with amino-acid sequence MAEVIVVYWRDIPAQVIVGKGRRGQKRPLPERFEQAIDRAAMKVGAEDTDAYLAEWRKADPYTVEGEDAAVADAEAARLDAEYDRERLKTLIANDGWA; translated from the coding sequence ATGGCTGAGGTGATCGTCGTCTACTGGCGCGATATTCCCGCGCAGGTTATCGTGGGCAAGGGCCGTCGCGGCCAGAAACGGCCGCTGCCCGAACGGTTCGAGCAGGCGATCGACCGCGCCGCGATGAAAGTCGGCGCCGAAGATACCGACGCCTACCTCGCTGAATGGCGCAAGGCCGACCCCTATACGGTCGAGGGCGAGGATGCCGCCGTCGCCGATGCCGAAGCGGCACGATTGGACGCCGAATACGACCGCGAGCGGTTGAAGACCCTGATTGCAAACGATGGCTGGGCCTGA
- a CDS encoding methylenetetrahydrofolate reductase gives MALLNFRKKDDAPATVDPKVESFLQDFSIEVMPRTAEKVEDFRAILPAGTRVYIAHIEGTPIEDMVATAKRLAADGFNVMPHFPARIIKDRATLADWIARYQGEANVRQALLLAGGVTTPHGDFSDSMQLAETGLFDAAGFTHLHVAGHPEGNRDIDADGTTANVDAALRWKNDFQSRTDAQMAIATQFAFEAGPIIDWADSLRAAGITLPVHIGIAGPAKLQTLIKFAIACGVGPSLKVLQKRAMDVTKLLLPYEPTEVIEALAAHKAAHPDFNITHVHFFPLGGIKTNATWAQNHGGAAAVPAAVAS, from the coding sequence ATGGCTTTGCTGAATTTCCGCAAGAAAGACGACGCCCCCGCGACGGTAGATCCCAAGGTCGAAAGCTTCCTTCAGGATTTCTCGATCGAGGTGATGCCGCGCACGGCCGAGAAGGTCGAGGATTTCCGCGCCATTCTGCCTGCGGGCACGCGCGTCTATATCGCCCATATCGAAGGCACGCCGATCGAGGATATGGTTGCCACGGCCAAGCGGCTGGCAGCAGACGGCTTCAACGTGATGCCGCATTTCCCCGCGCGCATCATCAAGGACCGCGCAACGCTCGCCGATTGGATCGCGCGCTATCAGGGCGAGGCGAACGTGCGTCAGGCGCTGCTGCTGGCGGGCGGTGTGACCACGCCGCATGGCGACTTCTCGGATAGTATGCAGCTGGCCGAAACGGGTTTGTTCGACGCGGCGGGGTTCACCCATTTGCACGTTGCGGGCCACCCTGAGGGCAACCGCGACATCGACGCCGACGGCACGACCGCGAATGTCGATGCGGCGCTGCGCTGGAAGAATGACTTTCAATCGCGCACCGACGCGCAGATGGCCATCGCCACGCAATTCGCGTTCGAGGCAGGGCCGATCATTGATTGGGCCGACAGCCTGCGTGCCGCAGGCATCACGCTGCCCGTGCATATCGGCATCGCAGGCCCGGCAAAGCTTCAGACACTGATCAAATTCGCCATCGCCTGCGGGGTGGGTCCGTCGCTGAAGGTCCTGCAAAAACGCGCGATGGATGTGACCAAGCTGCTGCTGCCCTACGAGCCGACCGAGGTGATCGAGGCTTTGGCCGCGCACAAGGCCGCCCATCCGGATTTCAACATCACACACGTGCACTTCTTCCCGCTGGGCGGGATCAAGACAAACGCCACCTGGGCGCAAAACCACGGTGGCGCCGCCGCCGTGCCCGCCGCCGTAGCCTCCTGA
- a CDS encoding ATP-binding protein, producing MSFGWLKHYMPRGIYGRAALILLLPVVVLQLVVTVLFAQRHFEGVTQQMTDTMLREISLVRAVQRAGGDPAAALAPLGIGVTTGGAALESGRLWYDYSGRVLMQRLADRLPGYLAADLRDTDVVRIAVDEMPEPLVLSFDRRRITAANPHQLFVYMTVFGFLMTVIAIIFLRNQLRPIRRLARAAEAFGKGRQMSLTPTGAVELRAAGHAFLDMRARIERHIEQRTLMLSGVSHDMRTPLTRLRLGLAMIDEEDAAPLLRDVDDMQDMLDEFLNFAKGMAEGEPERVDPREIVTEIVDNARREGKPVTLVQTGEGSGTVALREVAVRRAVENLINNAVRYGTRAVVTVSLTDKTLRIRVEDDGPGIPAEQRDRALRPFTRLDAARNQNAGGGVGLGLAIAADVARGHGGTLRLGASEDLGGLCADLVLGR from the coding sequence ATGTCCTTTGGCTGGCTCAAACACTATATGCCGCGCGGCATCTACGGGCGGGCGGCGCTGATCCTGTTGCTGCCGGTCGTGGTGTTGCAACTGGTCGTGACCGTTCTCTTTGCGCAGCGCCATTTCGAAGGGGTCACGCAGCAGATGACCGATACCATGCTGCGCGAGATCTCCCTGGTTCGCGCGGTGCAGCGGGCGGGCGGGGATCCCGCGGCGGCCCTCGCACCGCTGGGGATCGGGGTGACCACCGGGGGCGCGGCGCTGGAGAGCGGGCGGCTTTGGTACGATTATTCCGGTCGGGTGCTGATGCAGCGGCTGGCGGACCGGCTGCCCGGGTATCTGGCGGCGGATCTGCGGGACACCGATGTTGTGCGGATCGCGGTGGATGAGATGCCGGAGCCCTTGGTGCTGTCGTTCGACCGCCGCCGGATCACGGCGGCGAATCCGCACCAGCTGTTTGTCTATATGACCGTCTTTGGATTCTTGATGACGGTGATAGCGATCATCTTTCTGCGCAACCAGTTGCGGCCCATTCGGCGTCTTGCCCGTGCGGCAGAGGCTTTCGGCAAGGGCCGCCAAATGTCGCTGACGCCCACCGGCGCGGTGGAGTTGCGCGCCGCCGGGCACGCCTTTCTGGATATGCGCGCGCGGATCGAGCGGCATATCGAGCAGCGAACGCTGATGCTGTCCGGGGTCAGCCATGACATGCGCACGCCGCTGACACGCCTGCGGCTGGGCCTTGCGATGATCGACGAGGAGGACGCCGCCCCGCTGCTGCGCGATGTCGACGACATGCAGGACATGCTTGATGAGTTTCTGAATTTTGCCAAGGGCATGGCGGAGGGGGAGCCGGAAAGGGTCGACCCGCGCGAGATCGTGACCGAGATTGTCGATAACGCACGCCGCGAGGGCAAACCCGTGACGCTCGTCCAGACCGGCGAGGGCAGCGGCACCGTAGCGCTGCGCGAGGTTGCGGTCCGCCGCGCCGTCGAAAACCTGATCAACAACGCCGTGCGTTACGGGACCCGCGCGGTCGTGACCGTGTCGCTGACCGACAAGACGCTGCGCATCCGGGTCGAGGACGACGGCCCCGGCATCCCCGCTGAGCAACGCGATCGGGCGTTGCGCCCCTTTACCCGGCTGGATGCGGCGCGCAATCAGAACGCGGGCGGCGGCGTGGGCCTTGGGCTTGCGATTGCCGCCGATGTGGCGCGGGGGCATGGCGGCACGTTGCGATTGGGGGCGTCCGAGGATCTGGGCGGGCTATGTGCGGATCTGGTCCTCGGGCGGTGA
- a CDS encoding tyrosine-type recombinase/integrase gives MPKLTKRFVEAVRPGPKGTAAWDDEVTGFGLRVYPSGKRSYIIQYRSRGRCRRYTIGRHGIWTPEMARREAKALLGNVARGNDPAEEREEDRRALTIKQLCEQYIEDMEAGLIMGKGGRPKRASTIEIDVGRIRRHIIPLLGTRRVRDITKPDMNNLMKDIIAGKTRVVMKTEKLRGKAIVRGGRGTAIRTMGLLGGIFSYAVEAGVIDHNPTHGLRKPKYQVRDRRLSEAEYRILGGILRQAQKSDNYRLHAEILWILAVTGCRRGEIINLRWSEVDIEGSCLRLIDSKEDASVRPIGLPVIEYLESKRSQRTGTYVFPGQGIDNAVGNFPQSWKKLLTDTPLWDVTPHVLRQSFASIANDLGFTEITIAALIGHAKGSVTSRNVHTLDSTLIMAADTVAGYLKALLVGVEFRRNTYTLDRESRRSAIEHMLIESRPAPKPKLLEYWDSGR, from the coding sequence ATGCCAAAGCTCACGAAGCGATTTGTCGAAGCGGTCAGGCCGGGACCCAAGGGCACGGCGGCCTGGGATGACGAGGTGACCGGCTTCGGGCTCCGCGTCTACCCCTCTGGGAAGCGCAGTTACATCATCCAGTACCGCTCGCGGGGTCGATGCCGCCGCTACACGATCGGCCGGCATGGAATCTGGACGCCCGAGATGGCGCGGCGGGAGGCGAAGGCCCTACTCGGCAACGTCGCCCGGGGCAACGATCCGGCCGAGGAACGCGAGGAGGACCGAAGGGCGCTGACGATAAAGCAGCTCTGCGAGCAATATATCGAGGATATGGAGGCCGGTCTGATTATGGGCAAAGGCGGCCGACCCAAGAGAGCCTCGACGATCGAAATCGACGTGGGCCGCATCCGTCGGCACATCATCCCCCTCCTCGGTACCCGCCGCGTCCGCGACATCACCAAGCCGGACATGAACAACCTGATGAAGGACATCATCGCGGGCAAGACGCGCGTCGTGATGAAAACCGAGAAGCTGCGCGGCAAGGCCATCGTGCGCGGGGGTCGCGGAACTGCGATCCGCACCATGGGACTTTTGGGCGGGATATTCTCCTACGCGGTGGAAGCTGGCGTGATCGACCACAACCCGACCCATGGCTTGCGCAAGCCGAAATACCAAGTGCGCGATCGGCGGCTGAGTGAGGCGGAGTACCGAATTCTTGGCGGCATTCTGCGACAGGCACAGAAGAGCGACAACTATCGGCTTCATGCCGAGATCCTCTGGATACTTGCCGTGACCGGCTGCCGACGTGGGGAGATCATCAATCTCAGATGGAGCGAGGTCGATATCGAAGGCAGTTGCCTGCGCCTGATCGACAGCAAGGAAGACGCGTCAGTGCGCCCCATCGGACTTCCGGTGATCGAATATCTGGAAAGCAAGCGGTCACAGCGAACCGGCACCTACGTCTTTCCCGGCCAGGGCATCGACAACGCGGTGGGCAACTTTCCCCAAAGCTGGAAGAAGCTCCTGACCGATACGCCGCTTTGGGATGTGACACCGCATGTCCTTCGGCAAAGCTTTGCCAGCATCGCGAATGACCTCGGCTTCACTGAGATCACGATCGCTGCCCTGATCGGACACGCGAAAGGTTCCGTGACGAGCCGGAACGTGCACACACTGGATTCAACGCTGATTATGGCGGCCGACACGGTCGCGGGATATCTCAAGGCTTTGCTGGTAGGCGTCGAGTTCCGGCGGAACACGTACACGCTGGACCGGGAGTCGCGACGCTCGGCAATCGAACACATGCTGATCGAGTCGCGACCGGCTCCAAAGCCAAAGTTGCTTGAATATTGGGACTCGGGTCGTTGA